The Flavobacterium sp. 102 genomic interval TGCGATAATAATTAAGGCATTACTTATTATCAGCATTACAAATTTATTTCAGAGTCACGGTAAGCTCGTTATATAATTTTCAAGGAAGTTTATAAAATTATCACATTGTGCAATCCAATTTGTAACTTTGCACAACAACTACAAAAAATGACAACACAGCAACTCGTTCAACAAATCCGCCAAAAAAAATCTTTCCTTTGCATAGGTTTGGATGTCGATTTAACAAAGATTCCGCAACATTTATTGGCACTCGAAGATCCAATATTTGAATTCAACAAAGCCATAATTGACGCGACTCATGATTTATGCGTTTCTTATAAACCTAATACCGCTTTTTACGAAGCATATGGTTTAAAAGGATGGACATCATTGCAAAAGACCATTAATTATCTTAACGAAAACCATCCTGAAATTTTTACGATAGCCGATGCCAAACGAGGCGATATCGGTAATACATCAACCATGTATGCCAAAGCTTTTCTGGAAGATTTAAATTTTGATTCAGTTACCGTTGCGCCATACATGGGGAAAGATTCGGTTGAACCGTTTCTTGCTTTTGAAAA includes:
- the pyrF gene encoding orotidine-5'-phosphate decarboxylase; the encoded protein is MTTQQLVQQIRQKKSFLCIGLDVDLTKIPQHLLALEDPIFEFNKAIIDATHDLCVSYKPNTAFYEAYGLKGWTSLQKTINYLNENHPEIFTIADAKRGDIGNTSTMYAKAFLEDLNFDSVTVAPYMGKDSVEPFLAFENKHAILLTLTSNEGAFDFQTKSIEGSALYKTVIKTSKTWKNSHNLMYVVGATKAEYFAEIRKIVPNSFFLVPGVGAQGGSLSEVCQYGMNDDIGLLINSSRGIIYASSGKDFAQKAREEALKLQQEMEAIMKL